One window from the genome of Dyadobacter sp. CECT 9275 encodes:
- a CDS encoding FAD-dependent oxidoreductase — MKRRNIIKAGLLGPFVLPHLVSSESNPFQKGKEGTVEEPRRSLSVVRETDVIVCGGGPAGFAAALASARSGAKTTLIELHGCLGGIWTAGLLSNIIDHENKNGIMKELIYRLDQSGAQFTAKKYDAEQMKWILEEMCREAGVEVRLHTRVTAAYQDRNKKIDFITTESFSGREAWKAKVFIDATGNGDLAARAGCGFDLGEPATGRVQPMSLMVILSGLKEADLVKEGFIEGLGKDGSPSTEGKKKLHAAILRIGFDTSYSMPSFFTIRPDSVALMMNHQYGVSAIDADAISKATIDARNEINKVISGLRATGGIWSNVRIVTSAAQIGIREGRRIHGQYMLTKEDLLKGAQFPDGVCDVKFSVDVHALAKAEGGGYSNSGIKMKPYQIPLRSLIAKDVTNLMMAGRCISGDFYAHASYRVTGNAVPMGEAAGKVAAKASLSNRLPMAVNWSEVS, encoded by the coding sequence ATGAAAAGAAGAAATATCATCAAGGCGGGTTTACTGGGGCCGTTCGTTTTGCCGCATCTCGTGTCTTCCGAAAGTAATCCCTTTCAGAAAGGCAAGGAGGGTACCGTGGAAGAACCCCGGCGTTCTTTGTCTGTTGTCAGAGAAACAGATGTGATCGTATGCGGAGGTGGACCGGCGGGTTTCGCCGCTGCGCTGGCCTCAGCCCGGTCGGGTGCAAAAACAACCCTGATTGAGCTGCACGGGTGCCTGGGGGGAATCTGGACGGCAGGCCTGCTCAGTAATATCATCGATCACGAAAATAAAAATGGCATCATGAAAGAACTGATTTACAGGCTGGATCAGTCGGGTGCTCAGTTTACGGCCAAGAAGTACGATGCCGAGCAAATGAAATGGATACTGGAAGAAATGTGCAGGGAAGCGGGGGTGGAGGTACGCCTGCATACACGGGTAACGGCGGCGTATCAGGACAGGAATAAGAAAATTGATTTTATAACTACTGAAAGTTTTTCGGGACGCGAGGCCTGGAAGGCGAAAGTGTTCATTGATGCTACGGGTAACGGCGACCTGGCGGCTCGGGCCGGATGTGGCTTTGATCTTGGTGAGCCTGCAACCGGCCGGGTTCAGCCGATGTCCCTGATGGTGATTTTAAGCGGGCTGAAAGAGGCCGACCTGGTGAAGGAGGGATTTATTGAGGGACTTGGTAAAGACGGGTCACCTTCTACCGAAGGTAAGAAAAAACTGCACGCGGCGATCCTACGGATCGGCTTTGACACCAGTTACAGTATGCCGAGCTTTTTTACCATCCGCCCTGACTCCGTAGCGCTGATGATGAATCACCAGTACGGCGTGTCAGCCATTGATGCCGATGCGATCAGTAAGGCGACCATTGACGCGCGCAACGAAATCAATAAAGTCATAAGCGGGCTGCGGGCAACCGGAGGTATCTGGTCCAATGTAAGAATTGTAACTTCGGCGGCGCAAATCGGTATCCGGGAGGGAAGGAGAATTCATGGGCAGTATATGCTCACCAAGGAAGATCTGCTGAAAGGAGCACAGTTTCCTGATGGTGTATGTGATGTGAAATTCTCTGTGGATGTACATGCATTGGCCAAAGCGGAAGGCGGAGGTTACAGTAACTCCGGCATAAAAATGAAGCCTTACCAGATACCCCTCCGTTCCCTTATTGCTAAGGATGTAACCAACCTGATGATGGCGGGCCGGTGTATCAGCGGTGATTTTTACGCGCACGCAAGCTACAGGGTAACGGGTAACGCCGTGCCCATGGGGGAAGCTGCTGGCAAGGTAGCGGCAAAGGCATCTCTGTCCAACAGGCTGCCCATGGCCGTAAACTGGAGTGAAGTTTCTTAA
- a CDS encoding choice-of-anchor Q domain-containing protein — MHLKQTHRTKSNLSPRFSQAIMLILILLGSIDASATRRYVDASSTAPTPDGLSWATAYTKFEDAVTAAVSGDVIWVAKGTYQPAFEASYTLKAGVEIYGGFTNTDTDISQRDWEANVTKLKGNGNSVFYIKEVRNNPVLDGFTICEGINRLDYAGGMCILSSSPTLRNLIIRDNLFFDSAFNPSLYPFGAGMFNFNSTTVLTNVKFIDNICNSATSMAIGGGLANVFHSSVVMNDVVFSGNKCISANNLSLGGGMANDNQSSAVLNNVTFSDNKCISANNFSLGGGMANNNQSSAVLNNVIFSDNKCISSDGDKSYAYGAGFYCSESSLTLDKVVFSKNVSEAGTGTYGGAVYIAYTPTDKPSLLTNVVFDQNSALYGAAVYCKYSTVTMAHATASNNIGNYSWCYAFTGVAATVTIGNSVFYNNRRDLFFSNPVSTAVRNSFINPQGTEITPVNSISSDFSPFLNEGVPAGPDGIWMTADDGLRLVYDAVVTPIDKAETITSELYSASVVSASGTDIRGVPRPQGAANDMGAYEGGVDRAIIYVDVSNTSAVHDGTSWSTAFNKLEDALDPTIVGSGGSVWVAKGTYQPEEGKSFMMLPLSRIYGGFKNTDTEFEQRDWVNNQTILQGNGSHVIKNVNSGVDPPITGKSELDGFTITGGNGGATGGGGMYNYRCSPTISNSIFDQNETDLRGGAVYNDLSSPWFRNVSFTGNSSNNGDGGAIYNNGGSTAYDNVIFSNNKADNGYGGAVVADRVTMVMNNAVFESNHAANGGAISSIQSTVDITNSVFVGNQATTSSAVMYNTGIKLHITHATFLNNIATDELISEHGASIYSYTSIINSVFKGGAPIGSYPVVSYTTLGTVRSGIANEVKTTDLFVNENLPKGADGIWFTEDDGLQLAYDVDTSPATAINSGKTVVEADGNTSITDVALKDITGFPRPSGMGYDKGAYEYRYPVGVASHLYVDASNTADPRDGKTWGRAYNNLDLALADPLLTAGNELWVAKGTYQPASGSSFVMKEGVGIYGGLLNTHLDLSERDPAANPTILKGNGKSVIDNTFTEPTALTGTAVLDGFTIQDGTSSILGGGIRNTYASPTLQNLIIKNNSATSNGGGIALDHSSSQLMNVRIEGNQARIGAGMDITNSSPSMINVVFKDNNAGEFGGGINSTSSSYDLLNAVFDGNKVTGEWGAGGGVFSSGESGPTIFKNVIFYDNKADFGGGISGESPVLTNATFYKNIGNFGGGATNFYSQTADVAAITNSVFWGNTDGDNDTATPDLYFPGQDITANYNFTQSDFSSGRTGNIQGTSSPFVNEAQPMGPDGIWFTEDDGLQLSVCSPALDKGSNDAASEIYIDVLEQPRKHNTTVDMGAYEKQSNTKPDEFASNAALSLNTANDLPLLPTCEDNGWTFYADPTKPDNFIFAIDWSTGNEAAKATATVKITLAENNTAVLDSDKGIVAMRRYWNVDLHATTLVNPVKVRFYYDTADVTAMESTVSDASLFMKNNEVKWFKTTGNLYVPTQITATDINTGARLFLTPAYGTDNGIAFAQFNEVTSFSGGTAVILAEKEPSLPVTLISFQGKNTEPGSNLLTWKTAAEKDFSHFEIEHSLNGTTFTVLGNVQGQNTGNYQYTHANPPFAVNYYRLRMVDLDGSFAYSRMISVANNQGVPLAGSIYPNPAASGKNSFIDFNVNEAGTWQTQIFSTSGILLKSGSISLQPGFNKIMIDVKGLPEGIHLVRFRDQYQREVVRKLVIE, encoded by the coding sequence ATGCATTTAAAGCAAACACACCGAACAAAAAGTAATCTTTCACCCCGTTTCAGCCAGGCAATTATGCTGATCCTAATCCTCTTAGGAAGCATCGATGCCAGCGCAACCCGCCGTTATGTGGACGCCTCCAGCACCGCCCCTACGCCCGACGGCCTCAGTTGGGCCACAGCCTATACAAAATTTGAAGATGCCGTTACTGCCGCCGTCAGTGGCGATGTGATCTGGGTAGCCAAAGGAACCTACCAGCCAGCCTTCGAGGCCAGTTATACGCTCAAGGCCGGCGTAGAGATCTACGGCGGTTTCACCAATACCGATACGGACATAAGCCAGCGGGACTGGGAAGCTAATGTGACCAAACTGAAGGGCAACGGCAACAGCGTATTTTATATTAAAGAGGTGCGGAATAACCCGGTGTTGGATGGCTTTACAATTTGCGAGGGCATAAACAGGCTCGACTATGCCGGTGGGATGTGTATTTTATCTTCCTCACCGACACTTCGTAACCTGATTATCCGCGACAATCTCTTTTTTGACAGTGCCTTTAACCCCTCACTCTATCCATTCGGTGCAGGTATGTTTAACTTTAATTCCACAACGGTTCTTACCAACGTTAAGTTTATTGATAACATCTGCAATTCCGCTACTTCTATGGCCATCGGTGGCGGATTGGCCAACGTTTTCCATTCCAGTGTGGTAATGAACGATGTGGTTTTCTCTGGGAACAAATGTATTTCGGCTAATAATTTATCCCTGGGCGGAGGAATGGCTAATGATAATCAATCTAGTGCGGTATTGAACAATGTGACTTTCTCAGACAATAAATGCATTTCGGCTAATAATTTTTCCCTGGGCGGAGGAATGGCTAATAATAATCAATCTAGTGCGGTATTGAACAATGTGATTTTCTCAGACAACAAATGCATTTCGTCTGATGGCGACAAGTCCTATGCCTATGGAGCCGGGTTCTACTGCTCCGAGTCATCTCTTACTTTAGATAAGGTTGTGTTCTCTAAAAACGTGAGCGAGGCAGGCACGGGCACCTATGGCGGAGCCGTTTACATTGCATACACTCCGACCGACAAGCCCTCCTTGCTTACCAACGTGGTTTTTGATCAGAACTCGGCTTTATACGGGGCTGCTGTATATTGTAAGTATTCGACCGTTACCATGGCACACGCCACGGCTTCGAATAATATCGGAAATTACAGTTGGTGCTACGCATTTACCGGAGTCGCTGCTACCGTAACCATCGGCAACAGTGTCTTTTATAATAATCGAAGGGATCTCTTTTTTAGTAATCCGGTATCTACCGCCGTCAGAAACTCTTTCATAAACCCTCAAGGTACCGAAATCACTCCTGTTAATTCAATCTCGAGCGATTTTTCCCCGTTTTTGAATGAAGGCGTTCCGGCGGGCCCAGACGGTATCTGGATGACGGCGGACGACGGACTACGCCTGGTCTATGATGCCGTAGTAACACCCATAGACAAGGCGGAAACCATTACTTCTGAACTTTATTCTGCCTCGGTTGTCAGTGCGTCGGGAACGGACATCCGGGGCGTTCCCAGGCCGCAGGGCGCTGCCAACGATATGGGTGCCTACGAAGGCGGTGTGGATCGGGCCATTATCTACGTAGATGTTTCGAATACATCTGCAGTACATGACGGAACCTCATGGTCCACTGCTTTTAACAAATTAGAGGATGCGTTGGATCCGACAATTGTCGGTTCGGGAGGGTCGGTGTGGGTCGCCAAAGGAACCTATCAGCCTGAGGAAGGCAAATCGTTCATGATGCTCCCACTGAGCAGGATATATGGAGGATTTAAGAATACCGATACCGAGTTCGAACAGCGGGATTGGGTAAATAACCAAACGATCCTGCAGGGCAACGGCAGCCATGTCATCAAGAACGTTAACAGTGGCGTCGATCCGCCGATTACCGGCAAATCGGAGCTTGACGGGTTTACCATTACCGGAGGCAACGGAGGAGCAACAGGAGGAGGAGGAATGTACAACTATAGGTGTTCCCCAACCATTTCAAATTCAATATTTGATCAAAACGAAACCGATCTGAGAGGTGGAGCCGTTTATAATGATCTCAGTTCCCCCTGGTTCAGGAATGTATCCTTTACCGGCAACAGCAGTAACAACGGCGATGGTGGCGCAATTTATAATAATGGCGGATCGACGGCATATGACAACGTAATTTTCAGCAACAATAAGGCCGACAACGGCTATGGAGGTGCAGTTGTTGCCGATCGCGTAACGATGGTAATGAACAACGCCGTTTTTGAATCCAATCATGCAGCCAACGGAGGAGCCATTTCATCGATCCAGTCAACGGTGGATATTACCAACTCCGTATTCGTTGGCAACCAGGCCACCACTTCTTCGGCCGTCATGTACAACACAGGCATAAAGCTTCATATCACCCATGCGACCTTCCTGAATAATATCGCCACGGACGAGCTAATATCTGAGCATGGCGCGTCAATATATTCATACACTTCCATTATCAACAGCGTCTTCAAAGGAGGAGCACCCATTGGTAGCTACCCGGTTGTCTCGTATACTACTTTAGGAACCGTGCGGTCGGGAATAGCCAACGAGGTAAAAACAACTGATTTGTTTGTTAACGAAAACCTTCCCAAAGGAGCGGACGGAATCTGGTTCACTGAGGATGATGGATTACAACTGGCTTATGACGTGGATACCTCGCCGGCAACGGCGATCAATTCGGGCAAGACCGTCGTCGAGGCTGATGGTAATACCTCAATCACCGACGTTGCACTAAAAGATATTACCGGTTTCCCGAGACCATCCGGAATGGGTTACGACAAGGGTGCCTACGAATATCGATACCCAGTCGGTGTTGCCAGTCACCTCTATGTGGATGCGTCCAATACAGCAGATCCGAGAGACGGAAAAACCTGGGGGCGGGCTTATAACAATCTTGACCTGGCTCTGGCTGACCCGCTTCTAACCGCAGGTAATGAACTGTGGGTGGCTAAAGGTACTTACCAGCCTGCAAGCGGCAGTTCATTTGTGATGAAAGAGGGTGTGGGCATTTATGGTGGATTGCTCAATACCCATTTGGATTTATCGGAACGGGATCCTGCCGCCAACCCCACCATACTCAAAGGCAATGGAAAATCGGTGATTGACAATACTTTCACGGAGCCAACAGCCCTCACCGGTACTGCCGTTCTGGACGGCTTTACCATTCAGGATGGAACTTCCAGTATTTTGGGCGGTGGTATCAGGAACACCTATGCGTCACCAACACTTCAAAACCTCATCATCAAAAATAACTCCGCCACCAGCAACGGAGGAGGAATAGCGCTCGACCATTCATCTTCCCAACTGATGAACGTCAGAATTGAAGGTAACCAGGCACGGATCGGGGCAGGCATGGATATTACGAATAGCTCGCCGTCCATGATCAATGTGGTCTTTAAGGACAATAATGCTGGCGAATTTGGCGGCGGTATCAACAGCACATCGAGCAGTTATGACTTATTGAACGCTGTTTTCGACGGAAATAAAGTTACCGGAGAGTGGGGCGCAGGCGGCGGTGTATTCTCTTCGGGCGAATCAGGCCCTACAATTTTCAAGAACGTGATCTTCTATGACAATAAGGCCGATTTTGGCGGCGGGATCAGTGGTGAAAGTCCCGTTTTAACGAATGCCACTTTTTACAAAAATATTGGAAATTTTGGGGGCGGCGCCACAAACTTTTATTCACAGACGGCTGATGTAGCTGCGATCACCAACAGTGTTTTCTGGGGAAATACCGATGGAGACAATGATACAGCGACGCCCGACCTTTATTTTCCGGGACAGGACATCACCGCCAACTACAACTTCACCCAATCCGATTTCAGCAGCGGGAGAACGGGCAACATCCAGGGAACATCGTCCCCATTTGTGAACGAAGCCCAGCCTATGGGCCCGGATGGTATCTGGTTTACCGAAGACGACGGTCTGCAGCTCAGCGTCTGCTCCCCGGCACTGGACAAAGGCAGTAACGATGCCGCCAGCGAAATTTACATCGACGTGCTTGAGCAACCGCGTAAACACAACACCACGGTGGACATGGGCGCTTATGAAAAACAAAGCAACACCAAGCCTGATGAATTTGCCTCCAATGCAGCCCTGAGCCTGAATACAGCCAACGACCTTCCCCTACTGCCTACCTGCGAGGACAACGGCTGGACTTTCTACGCCGATCCCACAAAACCCGACAACTTCATTTTCGCCATCGACTGGAGTACCGGTAATGAAGCGGCCAAAGCGACAGCAACTGTTAAAATCACGCTTGCGGAAAACAACACTGCTGTGCTGGACAGCGACAAAGGCATTGTAGCCATGCGGCGCTACTGGAATGTGGATCTGCACGCTACTACGCTGGTGAATCCTGTCAAAGTACGTTTTTACTATGACACGGCCGATGTAACAGCCATGGAAAGCACTGTATCAGACGCTTCGCTGTTCATGAAAAACAATGAGGTGAAATGGTTTAAAACCACTGGCAACTTATATGTTCCGACGCAAATCACGGCAACGGATATCAACACAGGCGCCCGCTTGTTCCTTACACCCGCGTATGGTACGGACAACGGCATCGCCTTTGCCCAGTTCAACGAAGTAACCTCATTTAGTGGTGGTACCGCCGTCATACTGGCCGAGAAAGAACCGTCGCTCCCCGTTACGCTGATCAGTTTCCAAGGTAAAAACACCGAACCAGGTAGTAACCTGCTTACATGGAAAACCGCCGCCGAAAAGGATTTCAGCCATTTTGAAATAGAACACAGCCTCAATGGTACCACATTTACAGTACTCGGCAACGTCCAGGGACAGAATACAGGCAATTATCAATACACACACGCAAACCCGCCGTTCGCGGTCAATTATTACCGTCTCAGGATGGTAGACCTCGACGGTTCCTTTGCCTATTCCAGGATGATTTCTGTCGCCAACAATCAGGGTGTTCCCCTTGCAGGCAGCATTTATCCTAACCCTGCTGCATCAGGAAAAAATAGCTTTATCGACTTTAACGTCAATGAAGCAGGTACCTGGCAAACACAGATATTCAGTACCTCAGGTATTTTGCTGAAATCCGGCAGTATCAGTCTCCAGCCCGGTTTCAACAAAATCATGATCGACGTCAAAGGCTTGCCCGAAGGAATACACCTGGTCAGGTTCAGAGACCAGTACCAGCGTGAGGTGGTCAGGAAGCTTGTAATTGAGTAA
- a CDS encoding universal stress protein, producing MKKILVPIDFSENAQKAIKAAETIASKTGAALSILHTYQPYVADISIPATVSSLPVYEELENSYKQQLDEYVAEAQALGYQAEAVWESDGIHTAILRQAKNTNADLIVLGRTGKGSFMDKLIGSAATGIATDAPCPVLVIPPDAATTDFKQVVYATQLEYEETDILRQVIQLAELLGAKLTFIKISSLEQPNIQPDNQYIEQMTAEFNIPASDIVIRTGGGVLDGIENYCKEVNADLLIVSTRERGFWEQFIINPSVTRKLVVETHVPLLVYHMKE from the coding sequence ATGAAAAAGATACTCGTTCCAATAGATTTTTCCGAAAATGCACAAAAGGCTATCAAAGCCGCGGAAACTATAGCATCCAAAACCGGAGCCGCGCTCTCCATCCTGCATACCTACCAGCCCTATGTTGCCGATATTTCCATCCCTGCTACGGTAAGTTCCCTGCCGGTTTACGAAGAACTGGAAAATTCTTACAAACAGCAGCTGGACGAATACGTAGCAGAAGCGCAAGCGTTGGGGTATCAGGCCGAGGCCGTCTGGGAATCGGATGGTATTCATACTGCCATTCTTCGCCAGGCAAAAAATACCAATGCGGACCTGATTGTACTGGGACGTACCGGAAAAGGAAGTTTTATGGATAAACTAATCGGAAGCGCTGCAACCGGTATTGCCACCGACGCCCCCTGCCCCGTGCTGGTGATCCCCCCGGATGCTGCCACCACCGACTTTAAGCAGGTGGTGTATGCCACGCAGCTGGAGTATGAAGAAACAGATATTCTCCGTCAGGTCATTCAACTGGCGGAACTGCTGGGTGCCAAACTTACCTTTATCAAGATCAGCTCTTTGGAACAACCTAACATCCAACCGGATAACCAGTATATTGAACAAATGACCGCGGAATTTAACATTCCGGCCAGCGATATTGTGATACGCACCGGAGGAGGGGTTCTGGACGGGATTGAAAATTACTGCAAAGAGGTAAACGCAGACCTGCTGATTGTATCTACCCGTGAAAGAGGTTTTTGGGAACAGTTTATCATCAATCCAAGCGTAACCAGGAAACTGGTGGTGGAAACCCACGTGCCATTGCTGGTTTATCACATGAAAGAATAG
- a CDS encoding FAD-dependent oxidoreductase, whose amino-acid sequence MERRAFINTAIFGAILPFSESVAQGAVSKEKGVVEPQRTIPLAGAYDVIVCGAGPAGIAAAVEAGRNGAKTLLIEVHGCLGGVWTAGNLTWILDNQNKSGFINEIKRDLAKLSGQGTVASGSSYAFDAEIMKVVLEAYCVEANVDVRLHTRVVSTAVKNGRLTHLLTESKSGREAWSARIFVDCSGDGDLAMQAGCKYDYGGPEGEGQPMSLLAIVTGINYEEIKPFVRDAEDSKVRSPSKKRLEAEIMKSGVKPSYSLPGLYPIHKDLFMLMANHEYGYVGFDARQISIATLRARAEVHQIVNGLRSLGGSWQNLRIVSTAEQIGVRESRRIHGLYTVTAGDIMAGARHEDAVCRVTFGVDVHSVKKDDENRQVYNRGVKAIPYDIPIRALIAKDIKGLMMAGRCISGDFIAHSSYRVTGNSVVMGEAAGRLAAISATSNRLPQEVDWTEVKWTI is encoded by the coding sequence ATGGAGAGGAGAGCGTTTATCAATACAGCAATTTTTGGTGCAATACTGCCCTTTTCCGAGTCGGTGGCACAAGGCGCCGTCAGCAAAGAAAAGGGAGTGGTAGAGCCCCAGCGGACCATTCCTCTGGCCGGAGCTTATGATGTGATCGTTTGCGGTGCGGGCCCGGCAGGTATAGCTGCTGCCGTAGAGGCAGGGAGAAACGGAGCCAAAACGCTTTTGATTGAAGTACATGGTTGTTTGGGGGGAGTATGGACGGCCGGCAACCTTACCTGGATACTGGACAATCAGAACAAATCAGGTTTTATCAATGAAATCAAGCGTGACCTCGCCAAACTTTCCGGGCAGGGTACTGTTGCAAGCGGGAGCAGTTATGCTTTTGACGCCGAGATCATGAAGGTAGTTCTGGAGGCCTATTGTGTAGAGGCCAATGTCGATGTCCGTCTGCATACCAGAGTTGTATCAACGGCGGTGAAAAATGGAAGGCTTACGCACCTGCTGACAGAGTCTAAGTCGGGGAGGGAAGCCTGGTCAGCCAGGATTTTTGTGGATTGTTCCGGCGACGGGGACCTTGCCATGCAGGCAGGTTGTAAATACGATTATGGCGGCCCCGAAGGGGAAGGCCAGCCGATGAGCCTTCTGGCCATTGTTACCGGCATAAATTATGAAGAGATCAAACCGTTTGTCCGCGACGCCGAGGATAGCAAGGTGCGGTCTCCTTCTAAAAAAAGACTGGAAGCCGAAATCATGAAAAGTGGCGTGAAACCTTCCTATAGCCTGCCCGGGTTATATCCCATACATAAAGATCTGTTTATGTTAATGGCCAATCATGAATATGGTTATGTGGGGTTTGATGCCCGGCAAATCAGTATTGCCACCCTCCGGGCACGTGCGGAGGTGCATCAGATCGTGAATGGCCTCCGCTCACTTGGTGGCTCCTGGCAAAATTTAAGGATCGTGAGTACTGCCGAACAGATCGGGGTACGGGAAAGCCGCAGGATACATGGGTTGTATACCGTAACGGCTGGAGATATCATGGCCGGGGCACGGCATGAGGATGCGGTCTGTAGAGTAACTTTTGGAGTGGATGTGCATTCGGTGAAAAAAGATGATGAGAACAGGCAGGTATATAACCGGGGTGTAAAGGCCATACCTTATGACATACCCATCCGTGCATTAATTGCGAAAGATATCAAAGGATTAATGATGGCCGGGCGCTGCATAAGCGGTGATTTTATTGCGCATTCCAGTTACCGGGTTACGGGCAACTCTGTGGTGATGGGCGAGGCAGCCGGGCGACTGGCCGCCATTTCGGCAACTTCTAACCGCTTACCTCAGGAAGTGGATTGGACAGAGGTGAAGTGGACCATTTAG
- a CDS encoding SusD/RagB family nutrient-binding outer membrane lipoprotein, giving the protein MKKLQILIVLLLFISAACTDEILNKIDTNPNQVNDAPLKTILPQVQMSYVTEVAGGSTALNAYYLSEANTFVLGNNVLKDVQGLGSQVWGQAYSALNDLAIVKKKALESEAYTYAGIADVLRAFNLAALTDLFGDIPFKEALRDDIVNPSFDPSQEIYAEIQKMLDEAIINLEKEPGPVAPKTDDMFFAGNRALWIKTAYGLKARLYNRLSNVDGTGSANNALAAIAKSFSSDAENLIFSKFADTQTNGNPFSVANNSQPGSSVGNGIYQAMASFGSTQKADEDPRAAIWFTKVKGQIVSAPNGTARADFGEPRLDGAYYSKPELMKYFNSPMPLLTFVELKFIEAEAQLRLGDKAKANAAYEQAVDLALKHAGDYRPAVKLSDEKISAYKSLPKVLPGSGALVLSDVIKQKYIYFYQFQPIEAYNDVRRTGVIPLTDPTGRASRLPYPVSEITRNTSTPTDIDNISALEARTKVFWAIK; this is encoded by the coding sequence ATGAAAAAATTACAGATACTGATTGTACTGCTTCTGTTCATTTCGGCGGCCTGTACGGATGAAATACTTAACAAAATAGACACCAATCCCAATCAGGTAAATGATGCCCCGCTTAAAACCATTTTGCCGCAGGTACAAATGAGTTATGTGACAGAGGTGGCGGGAGGTAGTACCGCTTTAAACGCCTATTACCTGTCGGAGGCTAACACCTTTGTATTAGGGAACAACGTGCTCAAGGATGTGCAGGGGCTGGGATCTCAGGTATGGGGCCAGGCTTATTCGGCCCTGAATGACCTTGCGATTGTAAAGAAAAAGGCCCTGGAAAGCGAAGCGTATACCTATGCCGGAATAGCAGATGTATTAAGAGCATTTAATCTGGCCGCTTTAACGGATCTGTTCGGCGACATACCCTTTAAGGAGGCGTTAAGAGACGATATTGTGAATCCGTCTTTTGATCCGTCCCAGGAAATCTATGCCGAAATTCAAAAAATGCTGGACGAAGCAATCATCAATCTGGAAAAGGAGCCGGGTCCTGTTGCGCCCAAAACGGATGACATGTTTTTTGCAGGCAACCGGGCACTGTGGATTAAAACGGCTTATGGGTTAAAAGCCAGGCTGTATAACCGCCTGAGCAACGTTGATGGTACCGGATCGGCCAATAATGCGCTGGCTGCAATTGCAAAGTCATTCAGCAGTGACGCTGAAAACCTGATATTCTCTAAATTTGCGGATACCCAAACCAACGGAAACCCGTTTTCAGTAGCCAATAACAGCCAGCCAGGATCCAGTGTAGGGAATGGCATCTATCAGGCGATGGCGAGCTTTGGAAGTACTCAGAAAGCCGATGAAGATCCACGGGCTGCTATATGGTTTACCAAAGTAAAAGGACAGATCGTTTCGGCCCCCAACGGCACCGCCAGGGCTGACTTTGGGGAACCTAGGCTCGATGGCGCCTATTATTCCAAACCGGAACTGATGAAATATTTTAATTCTCCGATGCCGTTGCTGACGTTTGTTGAGCTGAAATTCATTGAAGCCGAAGCGCAGCTGAGGCTGGGGGATAAGGCCAAAGCCAATGCGGCTTATGAGCAGGCAGTGGACCTAGCGCTGAAACATGCCGGAGATTACCGGCCTGCGGTAAAACTGAGTGATGAGAAAATCAGCGCCTATAAAAGTTTACCCAAAGTTTTACCCGGCAGCGGAGCGCTGGTTTTGAGTGACGTTATTAAGCAGAAGTACATTTATTTTTATCAGTTTCAGCCTATAGAAGCCTATAACGATGTCAGAAGAACGGGCGTTATTCCGCTTACTGATCCTACCGGAAGAGCATCGCGTTTACCGTACCCCGTTAGTGAAATCACCAGGAACACCAGCACGCCTACAGACATTGATAATATATCGGCGCTGGAAGCCCGTACCAAAGTATTCTGGGCAATAAAGTAA